In Tachysurus fulvidraco isolate hzauxx_2018 chromosome 1, HZAU_PFXX_2.0, whole genome shotgun sequence, a single window of DNA contains:
- the insig1 gene encoding insulin-induced gene 1 protein isoform X1, producing the protein MPRLEDRCWSCTGVKTKDLTHLCLWMASKTCEMMSVVTTVMLQVRSANLIRRGLVLFAVGVLLALVLYFLQIQRKDALLPDEVLDTLFSSAWWIPLCCGTAAAVVGLLYPYLDSHLGEPHKFKREWASVMRCIAVFVGINHASAKLDFVNNVQLCLTLAALSLGLWWTFDRSRSGFGLGLTTAFFATLITQLLVYNGIYQFPSPQLGYVRSWMPCIFFSGGVTVGNIGRQLAMVTNEKPHSD; encoded by the exons ATGCCGAGACTAGAGGACCGCTGTTGGAGCTGCACCGGTGTGAAGACCAAAGATTTGACCCATTTGTGTCTCTGGATGGCGTCTAAAACGTGTGAAATGATGTCCGTGGTCACGACAGTGATGCTCCAGGTTCGATCTGCTAACTTAATCCGCCGTGGACTCGTCTTGTTTGCTGTCGGTGTGTTGTTGGCGTTAGTGCTGTATTTCCTGCAAATCCAGCGAAAAGACGCCTTATTGCCTGATGAAGTGTTGGACACTTTGTTCTCTTCAGCTTGGTGGATTCCTCTGTGCTGCGGAACAGCAGCCG CGGTGGTTGGTTTGTTGTATCCGTATCTGGACAGCCACCTCGGAGAGCCACACAAGTTTAAGCGCGAGTGGGCAAGTGTCATGCGTTGCATCGCTGTGTTTGTTGGCATCAACCACGCCAGTGCC AAGCTGGACTTTGTGAATAACGTACAGTTGTGTCTCACTCTGGCGGCTCTGTCACTGGGTCTCTGGTGGACGTTTGATCGCTCCAGGAGTGGATTCGGTTTGGGCCTCACCACTGCATTTTTTGCCACGCTCATCACTCAGCTGTTGGTCTACAACGGCATCTACCA gTTTCCGTCTCCACAGTTGGGCTACGTTCGCTCCTGGATGCCCTGCATCTTCTTCTCTGGGGGGGTGACGGTGGGGAACATTGGCAGGCAGCTGGCCATG GTCACGAATGAGAAACCTCACAGCGACTAG
- the insig1 gene encoding insulin-induced gene 1 protein isoform X2, translating to MPRLEDRCWSCTGVKTKDLTHLCLWMASKTCEMMSVVTTVMLQVRSANLIRRGLVLFAVGVLLALVLYFLQIQRKDALLPDEVLDTLFSSAWWIPLCCGTAAAVVGLLYPYLDSHLGEPHKFKREWASVMRCIAVFVGINHASALDFVNNVQLCLTLAALSLGLWWTFDRSRSGFGLGLTTAFFATLITQLLVYNGIYQFPSPQLGYVRSWMPCIFFSGGVTVGNIGRQLAMVTNEKPHSD from the exons ATGCCGAGACTAGAGGACCGCTGTTGGAGCTGCACCGGTGTGAAGACCAAAGATTTGACCCATTTGTGTCTCTGGATGGCGTCTAAAACGTGTGAAATGATGTCCGTGGTCACGACAGTGATGCTCCAGGTTCGATCTGCTAACTTAATCCGCCGTGGACTCGTCTTGTTTGCTGTCGGTGTGTTGTTGGCGTTAGTGCTGTATTTCCTGCAAATCCAGCGAAAAGACGCCTTATTGCCTGATGAAGTGTTGGACACTTTGTTCTCTTCAGCTTGGTGGATTCCTCTGTGCTGCGGAACAGCAGCCG CGGTGGTTGGTTTGTTGTATCCGTATCTGGACAGCCACCTCGGAGAGCCACACAAGTTTAAGCGCGAGTGGGCAAGTGTCATGCGTTGCATCGCTGTGTTTGTTGGCATCAACCACGCCAGTGCC CTGGACTTTGTGAATAACGTACAGTTGTGTCTCACTCTGGCGGCTCTGTCACTGGGTCTCTGGTGGACGTTTGATCGCTCCAGGAGTGGATTCGGTTTGGGCCTCACCACTGCATTTTTTGCCACGCTCATCACTCAGCTGTTGGTCTACAACGGCATCTACCA gTTTCCGTCTCCACAGTTGGGCTACGTTCGCTCCTGGATGCCCTGCATCTTCTTCTCTGGGGGGGTGACGGTGGGGAACATTGGCAGGCAGCTGGCCATG GTCACGAATGAGAAACCTCACAGCGACTAG